The Acidicapsa ligni genome contains a region encoding:
- a CDS encoding multicopper oxidase family protein: MPNSASRPTLTRRRFTQLSGMAVGSLALSGAARAAAAPDVRLEIAPYTLEASPKHHIQTVAYNGQIPGPLFRMREGKPQSVEIRNLTKDSEVVHWHGLYLPPDIDGAMEEGTPMIAPGASTRYTMTPNPAGFRWYHTHTFAGKNLTKAQYGGLHGFLLIEPRDNPAAYDQEIFLGLHDWNGQFLSSDDGYMNPVYNVTTINGKMLGSGDPVKVKQGERVMMHILNSSPTEVHWISFSGHSFKVVALDGNPVAQAQTVSMLRLAPAERVSAIVEMNNPGVWVLGEVRKHVQASGMGVVIEYANSSGKPVWTQPEDLVWNYRQFAATGDAAQHQDAKTIELVFDSKFQGHGNEELWRINGLSYPQNSTPANSPILQTGQRYRLVMKNKSMDDHPMHLHRHTFEVRRIEDGVEIAGVRKDVVLVHAGKTVEVEFVADNPGKTLFHCHQQDHMDRGFMMVFNYA, encoded by the coding sequence ATGCCCAATTCCGCGTCTCGCCCTACGCTGACACGCAGACGTTTTACTCAACTTTCTGGAATGGCGGTCGGCTCACTCGCATTGTCCGGCGCGGCCCGCGCTGCGGCTGCGCCGGACGTGAGGCTTGAGATTGCTCCGTACACGTTGGAAGCTTCGCCAAAGCATCACATCCAGACTGTGGCTTATAACGGACAGATTCCCGGGCCGTTATTTCGGATGCGTGAGGGAAAACCGCAGTCTGTTGAGATTCGGAACCTGACGAAAGATTCGGAGGTCGTTCACTGGCACGGCCTTTACTTGCCGCCCGATATCGACGGAGCGATGGAGGAAGGTACGCCAATGATTGCGCCGGGGGCCTCGACGCGCTATACCATGACGCCCAATCCGGCAGGTTTCCGCTGGTATCACACGCACACCTTCGCAGGGAAGAACCTCACCAAGGCGCAATACGGTGGGCTGCACGGTTTCCTGCTGATCGAACCGCGTGACAACCCTGCTGCCTACGATCAGGAGATCTTCCTTGGACTTCATGACTGGAACGGGCAATTCCTGAGCAGTGACGACGGTTATATGAACCCGGTCTACAATGTCACGACAATCAACGGCAAGATGCTCGGCTCTGGAGATCCCGTAAAGGTCAAACAAGGCGAGCGCGTCATGATGCACATCCTCAATAGCAGCCCGACCGAGGTTCATTGGATTTCGTTCTCAGGGCATAGCTTCAAGGTCGTAGCGCTGGACGGAAATCCAGTAGCCCAGGCTCAGACAGTTTCCATGCTTCGGCTCGCACCCGCAGAGCGCGTCTCTGCCATCGTCGAGATGAACAATCCCGGCGTATGGGTCCTGGGTGAAGTCCGCAAGCATGTTCAAGCCAGCGGAATGGGTGTTGTCATCGAATACGCCAACTCTTCCGGTAAACCGGTGTGGACGCAACCGGAGGATCTTGTGTGGAACTATCGCCAGTTCGCGGCAACAGGCGATGCCGCACAACATCAGGACGCAAAAACGATCGAGCTGGTTTTTGACTCCAAGTTCCAGGGGCACGGCAACGAAGAACTCTGGCGCATCAACGGTCTGAGCTATCCTCAGAACTCTACACCTGCCAACTCACCCATTCTGCAGACCGGACAGCGATACCGTCTGGTCATGAAGAACAAAAGCATGGATGACCATCCCATGCATCTACACCGTCACACGTTTGAAGTCCGCCGGATCGAGGACGGCGTTGAGATCGCCGGTGTGCGCAAGGATGTGGTGCTGGTACACGCCGGTAAAACTGTCGAGGTAGAGTTTGTGGCCGACAATCCGGGTAAAACACTCTTTCATTGTCATCAGCAAGATCACATGGATCGAGGATTCATGATGGTGTTCAATTATGCGTAA
- a CDS encoding ArdC-like ssDNA-binding domain-containing protein, which translates to MNPQDKPPPRDFRQEMTDEIIRLLESGAAPWQQPWEGGNGGLPYNLITPLRPKPIVAVMFSAS; encoded by the coding sequence ATGAATCCGCAAGATAAGCCCCCACCACGTGATTTTAGACAGGAGATGACGGATGAAATTATTCGTCTCCTTGAGTCTGGCGCCGCTCCATGGCAACAGCCTTGGGAAGGCGGTAACGGAGGTTTACCTTATAACCTTATAACCCCACTACGACCAAAGCCTATCGTGGCGGTAATGTTCTCGGCCTCATGA
- a CDS encoding alpha/beta hydrolase family protein has product MIRRLFFLFAIDLLTMANLHAQTPNIPIPMQAAPEKEASPATGLKTLNIPDDAPKEDWNTLALAKSNLPPQSIGGFLLSKVDLPGGCTREILRMEWRKNDPIDLYVIRPTHNGKMPVVLFLYNYTFDNDIFREDRWCDRARDNGFAAVAFATALSWPRIHSPRPIGNWFVSQLQEALASSTHDVQMVLNYLETRNDLDAGHVAVFGQGSGGAVAILSAAADQRIASLDLLDPWGDWPEFLRDSKQIPEDERPNYLKPEFLKSVASLDPVDYLPELKDRVVRMQQISDEPVMPAAAKEKMASAAPHSDQLMRFPDRAAAGKALGSNGIMSWLGEQANHETSGSRSH; this is encoded by the coding sequence ATGATCCGCCGCCTATTTTTCCTATTTGCAATCGATCTTCTTACCATGGCGAATCTTCATGCCCAGACCCCCAACATCCCAATCCCCATGCAGGCCGCACCAGAAAAAGAAGCTTCCCCAGCGACCGGCCTCAAAACTCTGAATATTCCGGATGACGCGCCCAAAGAAGACTGGAACACTCTTGCGCTCGCCAAAAGCAACCTGCCACCGCAATCGATTGGCGGCTTCCTCCTCAGCAAAGTCGATCTGCCCGGCGGCTGCACACGCGAAATCCTGCGCATGGAGTGGCGCAAGAACGATCCCATCGATCTCTACGTGATTCGCCCAACACATAACGGCAAGATGCCAGTCGTGCTATTCCTCTACAACTACACCTTCGATAACGACATCTTCCGTGAAGACCGCTGGTGCGATCGAGCCAGGGACAATGGTTTCGCCGCAGTCGCCTTCGCCACCGCACTCTCCTGGCCGCGCATTCACTCCCCGCGCCCTATCGGAAACTGGTTCGTAAGCCAGTTGCAGGAGGCATTAGCCAGTTCCACCCACGACGTACAGATGGTGCTCAATTACCTGGAGACGCGCAATGACCTCGACGCCGGCCACGTCGCTGTCTTCGGTCAGGGCTCAGGTGGAGCAGTCGCGATCCTCTCAGCCGCCGCCGACCAACGAATCGCCTCACTCGATCTGCTAGACCCCTGGGGTGACTGGCCTGAATTTCTCCGCGACTCGAAACAAATCCCCGAAGACGAGCGCCCGAATTATCTAAAGCCAGAGTTTCTCAAAAGCGTCGCATCGCTGGATCCGGTCGACTATCTTCCTGAGCTCAAAGATCGCGTCGTTCGCATGCAGCAGATAAGCGACGAACCCGTCATGCCCGCCGCAGCAAAGGAAAAAATGGCCTCAGCCGCACCGCATAGCGACCAGCTCATGCGCTTTCCCGACCGCGCCGCCGCCGGAAAAGCCCTCGGATCCAACGGCATCATGAGTTGGCTCGGCGAGCAAGCTAATCATGAAACCTCGGGCAGTCGTTCGCACTAA